CCTATGGTGTTCGCTGACCATtcctcccctttggtggatttcttatcctctactgccctctagtggcctttttcttgtactgttttaccaaattaaccctttcattaatgttacaatttccactttttaactattattacatgtaattattgataccatttatctctctttatattttttacattactggattagaaatccaccaatatgtttcaacttcagtcccaccgtattttttttaaaagttatacaggcctagtttgacaccattaaaacttaaacacttacaatcgtattttttaaaagaattaataaggaataacatatttcatacatgtgtaacgtgattcaatgaacaattacatgatttaacaatgccaaccatgagagtgctttgtctcatacaagttTTCTTTCGGCAgcgcaaagcttggtttcatgcagtacctagccgtaccaggcgccataaatcacaacatgtcatgatctcattcttggcttcagttcgcGATGATCTCAGCTCTGGCATACGTGACTTACTGCAGGTGCCTTGCTTCTATTGAGtgggttacggttggctaggttttgcctgcgcggcctgagcagcttctctgctcattaaaaagcacacgttcatgaatacacagagtataggaataatatatgataaacacacagagtataagaataaaatatgagtttaaactcactccttaaacactcagtagttaaatTTCACACTAAAAGAATACTCAGTAgtgaaacactcagtagttataaCATATTGCAAACCATTAATAAGGTGtataaaaatagaaaaggaACCTAACAATCAATCTAGGAATTAGGCATTATTCAACAAGACAAGCGTCtctttttcaattcattgcaatgggtaAAAATGGCAGCAGCATGATGAGGCGCTGAGCGTCTTGTCCACGCTgggcatttttttaaataattttatgttctgaattgtcaccggccccctgaattttgtgtttccctttatataaataaagacatttccaccataaattgatgcagaaaatgtctccaggattcaggaaattaagtgtttaatgttcaaaatcttCTGAGGGAGAAACCCCCCAGACCCCCAATTctatatttcatcaataaatattttttctaaatagtattaaaatatattcttgtcttgttctcgttaGGGGTTAGgtaaagggttagggttaggtgaTGCAGTCCTAACTTTGGTTAACTGTCTTAATGACTGAGGTGAGGTTTTTTTTCAGCATCGCGTTGGCTAATCCcacgctgctgtgaaaatgactttTAGGCTACTTGTACTTGATTATGAGTTTATTTACTCCATGGAAACCTCTGATCACTATGGAGTCAGTAAGTAGTAGTGAGCATGAATGAGTGCACTGATTCACTTGCACTGGTTCAGTGGAATATTACAGTAGGTACACATGTTatatggaaggatggtgtattggtgaggatTGTTAGACTGATTTGGGCAAAAAATGCCAGGGCtgatttttttgtcccagtccagccctgctcCCAGCTAGTCCTTTTAAGAAGAGCATGCagcgttttcagctggtaaaaaatgttttggtggaCACAAGCCCTTTAGATGTTGAGAGCTCTCTGAGAAGATATTTTGTGATTCTGTTTGCGACCTGTCCtgtcttttctccgtgagatggaatcattttgaaaagttgcgtggcgctgtggagagcccccagctgcagtactgcatggatcatgcgtaatattTATCCAGCCAGACGGAACGATCATGAACCGTTCCCAGCGCGGCAGCCGaactagcgacacaacccgtaccGGAGACGGACTGGGGCGgaacagggacaggagatcgagGAGCGACTGGCCCGCTGCTGACGGTctgtgattgttccctctggctggatgaagtctgacactCCTGAATTTATGcatggatccatgatgatagagaaatatagaaattaatgacaataaagcatgctgtcaatattttagagacccccgaaaatatcacaaatcatgcttttaggggagctgatgtcttatttaggggagctaagctccccctggctcccccgtagttcgcacTCTGATTTCAagctcttttttgttttcatcttggtGAGTACAGTTTACTGCTCATTGAAATAAAAACTCTAGTATCTcaatgtattaaaattttagaataaatacaattctgtattttaaattatacagaaatgtcaacctgaGACAAGCTAACTAATCAACTAATTAACtctaaacacctgcaaaggtttctgaagcctTTAATCACTCAGGTCAAATAACTActctttgtcacgctgtctcaAAGCGTCTGTATTtgatgcactgagatgagaacgtgttgcaTATTGCATTAGCCTGAGCTAACTCTGTCACATCAAACTAGGTGGGCGTGGTTTTAGCAACCGGTCACCTTTGCTTCACCATCACGACCCCTCCATTTTTGGTTATGGAGGAGTGACGCGCAGTTGCACGCTGCCAAGTTGGCAACGATTGGCTCCGCCCACTTTGGGCTTCAAAACTGCTCAACTGCTCTTCGGAAACGGACAATacatccatttttatatacagtctatgagtgAGCCTCATAAAAGAGACCCTATCAACCTATCCTAATCTAACCTACATCTGTTTGATACTAAAGCATTATGAATTTATGTTTATGGCTGTTTAGACTGAGTTTAGTTGGGTTTACCCTCCTCTACATCCCTGGTTACATCACCCTATCCCACTCGGCTGGCTTTTCATTGCTAATTATGTCATCCTTCTAAAGCTGTTCTCCTTCTAGAGATGTGTGTATCTGCTTGAGGGTCTTGGAATGCAACTTTATGCACCTGCGCTAGGCTATCGAAATGATTAAGTCGCTTTCCCCATCTTTCTATAATGCTATTAGTATAGAAAAGGAATCAAAGAGTCTACCAGTAGCTGATACAATAAACAGGGATTATCCCGGATCCAGAAAGGGGTTTTCTGTTGTGGGTTATATTTGTACTGCTGTATATCCATGGTGGTGTGGCATGTGCTTAGAATTTGTTCTTCTCTGAAAGGCCACTGGCCTTTTGaaagacaataataaacatcTAGCAGCTGAATGGTTCATAAGTCAAGGTTTAACACGTGACATATTTTGAGAAGTTGTTATTTTGGATATGCCCTCAGTTTCTCGTTTTGCTTTCATGTCTCAGGTTGCAAGATCAAAGCGCTGCGAGCAAAGACTAACACCTACATAAAGACCCCAGTTCGAGACGAGGAGCCTGTTTTTGTGGTGACCggcaggagggaggaggtggcTATGGCCAGGAGGGAAATCATCTCTGCTGCAGAGCACTTCTCCATGATCCGAGCCTCCAGGAACAAAAACACCAGCCTGAACGGAGGTGGCACCCCAGTCCTTGGACCACCCAACCTGCCCGGACAGACCACTATCCAGGTCCGGGTGCCTTACCGTGTTGTGGGACTGGTTGTAGGTCCCAAGGGTGCCACCATCAAGCGCATCCAGCAGCAGACTCACACCTACATTGTGACACCCAGCCGAGACAAGGAGCCAGTGTTCGAGGTGATGGGGATGCCAGAGAATGTGGACAGAGCACGTGAAGAGATCGAAGCGCACATCACCATGAGGACAGGAGGCCTTATTGAACTCCAGGATGAAAATGACTTCCACGCAAATGGGACCGACGTGGGTTTTGATCTGCACGGGCATGCCACCCTGTGGTCCAAGCCCAGCACCGGGATGACCCCCATCTCAGAACGTAAACCCTTCTCCAACTATCGCAATGACTCGTCCTCCTCCACAGACTCCTATTTTGGTAACAACAACTCATGTATAGCCGACTACAGCCCTCCCAGCCCCAGACTCAGCTACACCACCACCAACggtaacaacaataacaataacatcagTGTCAACACCAATGGCAATGCATTGGTTTACGAAACTGAGGTGATTTCACCTGACTGCACGACTTTTGACTCCTCATCAGGGTTTGACCCCACTTCAGCCCCACCGGGCCTTTTGTGGTCCCAGTACGATAGTCGCACGACCCCGTCATCCACCAGAGGCAActcccccacctccacctcagCCATGTTCCCCAACAACACCTCCACTAATGCCAATGTGATAGTTATGAGTCAGAGAAGGGTTTATGGTTGTACCCCACAGCCCAGACTGTCGCCTCCTCTCCACAGCCACACAGGAGGCCCCATTGAGCACCTGTTAGCCCGTGGGATGTGCAGTGACCCAGGCGGAGGCCCACTCAGTTTCCCTGGTTACTCCAGCCCTATCGGCTGTCTGGCGGGCCCTCACCTCCCTGGAGTTTCATGCGACTCCTTCACCTCGTCatcgtcctcctcttcttccaccTCCTCTGGCACCAGCCGAAAAGGCAGTCGCGACTGTTCGGTGTGCTTTGAGAGCGAGGTCATTGCAGCCCTGGTCCCCTGTGGGCACAACCTCTTCTGTATGGAATGTGCCAATCGTATCTGTGAGAGGAGAGAACCCAAATGCCCTGTCTGCCACACTGGTGTCACTCAGGCTATACGTATATTTTCATAAGAAGTGTAACTCTGACTGTATCAGCAGCAAGACTGGCTACAATAGCTGCAACAGACTCTTTATACTGCTTTAATTGGTTCACATTTACCAGTTTGTAAAGTGTACATAGATATACATTTGTATGTAAGAGGCTACAGTATCCAGAAGAAGGGACAGACATCCTTTGTGGGCTTTGTTGTAGTTGTTTGTGCTATACTGTCGCTTGGGGacattttttcaacatttaagaggatgttttaaatattacagCGTAGTATTCAATAGTTCAAGTAAGTTGTACTCTATATGTGAAATATAGGGTGAAGTGAAGAGTAGGGATGCCACAATTatagattttgttggtacgattatATAGTGAGGAATAATCATGGTTTCAAGATTATCACAATTATAAtgcattaaattaatttaacactattaaatactttttattttttatttataattagaattagatttttaatatttaataacattaacaaattGTTAATaaggaggggaataaactgaactgttattgtcatcaactctcatTCATACATAtaagttttagtgaaaatgatttGAGAACATCAAGTTTATAAGGTCCTGatgttatgttagtgttttGAATCTGCCATTTTCTTTGGTGAAATTAAAGCTTCACATTTTGGTCCCACTGCCAGAGTTTAGCCAGTGTACAGTAGTAGCCTTCATGTCTCTGATAAGCATGGAACTTTAAGCTGGCACGGTGCTCTTTTTGTTTTCGTTTTGTGCAAGTTGCAACAATTCCTTTcactgcaacagaaacactcggtgtagcggagcctttacgattaattaacTGAGACGTTTTAAAGCGTAGTTAATTGTGAAATCCGGTAATTGCTGCATCCCTAGTAAAGAGACACGGTGGGGCCAGGACGGATGTAGGTGGGTCTAACTCTAGACTGTTAGCAGGGCTGAGCCTTCTAGTTTTCATGATTGAATCTAGTAAGAGGGGAGTCCATTACTGGGAAACACGGAGGGCTTCCTGCCAAACAGGACCATTGACGTACAAAGATATTGCAGACACCACATGGAGGGCAACAACATATCCTACATATacaataattcaattcaat
This genomic interval from Micropterus dolomieu isolate WLL.071019.BEF.003 ecotype Adirondacks unplaced genomic scaffold, ASM2129224v1 contig_1701, whole genome shotgun sequence contains the following:
- the mex3b gene encoding RNA-binding protein MEX3B, with amino-acid sequence FSFCFHVSGCKIKALRAKTNTYIKTPVRDEEPVFVVTGRREEVAMARREIISAAEHFSMIRASRNKNTSLNGGGTPVLGPPNLPGQTTIQVRVPYRVVGLVVGPKGATIKRIQQQTHTYIVTPSRDKEPVFEVMGMPENVDRAREEIEAHITMRTGGLIELQDENDFHANGTDVGFDLHGHATLWSKPSTGMTPISERKPFSNYRNDSSSSTDSYFGNNNSCIADYSPPSPRLSYTTTNGNNNNNNISVNTNGNALVYETEVISPDCTTFDSSSGFDPTSAPPGLLWSQYDSRTTPSSTRGNSPTSTSAMFPNNTSTNANVIVMSQRRVYGCTPQPRLSPPLHSHTGGPIEHLLARGMCSDPGGGPLSFPGYSSPIGCLAGPHLPGVSCDSFTSSSSSSSSTSSGTSRKGSRDCSVCFESEVIAALVPCGHNLFCMECANRICERREPKCPVCHTGVTQAIRIFS